One window of Desulfovulcanus ferrireducens genomic DNA carries:
- a CDS encoding helix-turn-helix domain-containing protein produces the protein MSLTCRKFDIPRSTFYRWYKRYQESGSDGLADLSQKPHNLTIKFLV, from the coding sequence ATTTCTTTAACATGCAGAAAATTCGATATCCCCAGATCTACCTTTTATCGCTGGTATAAACGCTATCAGGAGTCTGGTTCTGATGGCCTTGCAGATCTGTCCCAGAAACCCCATAATTTAACTATTAAATTTTTGGTATAA